One region of Pangasianodon hypophthalmus isolate fPanHyp1 chromosome 15, fPanHyp1.pri, whole genome shotgun sequence genomic DNA includes:
- the foxi3a gene encoding forkhead box protein I3a, whose protein sequence is MTSFVPQALSPQFHTMGQESQEYSLYNDNFYSPPPLPSPQQTLPSASDLVDYATPSSNPYLWFGSPGLNAAPNLGGGPQPYGMQRAYLGAGGMGGAEGGFSWFSLPSQEDLMKLVRPPYSYSALIAMAINGAPNRRLTLSQIYQYVADNFPFYNKSKAGWQNSIRHNLSLNDCFMKVPRDDDDPGKGNYWTLDPNCEKMFDNGNFRRKRKRKSDSLPEEEGKGYTETDSTASSPKDQSNTSHESERGPSPVSAGAAPCLNGFMAQMNEMVSGSSSMREGALLPSMPLGVSLDTQRVSLTGGFGSYSPSATVPQWEAQIPPPPQTSISSSPSHYTGSYSDSILSQFSSNLYPGLDSAGMVYPREGTDV, encoded by the exons ATGACATCATTTGTGCCACAAGCCCTGTCACCCCAGTTCCACACAATGGGCCAGGAATCCCAAGAGTACAGCCTGTACAACGACAACTTCTACAGCCCTCCACCTCTGCCGAGCCCACAGCAGACACTGCCATCTGCCAGTGACCTGGTGGACTATGCCACCCCGTCCTCCAACCCTTATCTGTGGTTCGGTAGCCCTGGGCTGAATGCTGCGCCCAACCTCGGGGGAGGGCCGCAGCCCTACGGCATGCAGAGAGCCTATCTTGGTGCAGGGGGAATGGGGGGCGCAGAAGGGGGTTTCAGCTGGTTTTCTCTGCCTTCTCAAGAAGACCTGATGAAACTTGTTAGACCACCATATTCTTACTCAGCTCTGATTGCCATGGCAATAAACGGTGCCCCAAATCGCAGACTCACGCTCAGTCAAATCTATCAGTATGTAGCGGACAACTTCCCTTTCTACAACAAGAGCAAGGCCGGCTGGCAGAACTCCATTCGTCACAATCTTTCACTCAATGATTGCTTCATGAAGGTGCCAAGGGATGATGATGACCCAG GAAAGGGCAACTACTGGACTCTCGACCCAAACTGTGAGAAAATGTTTGATAACGGCAACTTCCGtcgcaagagaaagagaaaatctgATTCCCTGcctgaagaagaaggaaaaggcTACACGGAAACAGACTCTACTGCATCGAGTCCAAAAGACCAGAGTAACACCAGTCACGAATCCGAGAGAGGACCCTCTCCAGTTTCAGCAGGCGCAGCCCCCTGCCTTAATGGCTTCATGGCTCAGATGAATGAAATGGTCTCAGGTTCAAGTAGCATGCGAGAGGGTGCTCTGCTCCCCTCTATGCCACTGGGTGTGTCTTTGGACACTCAAAGGGTCTCTCTAACCGGGGGTTTCGGCTCATACTCGCCAAGTGCTACAGTACCACAATGGGAGGCGCAGATTCCTCCCCCGCCTCAAACAAGCATCTCTTCCTCACCCTCTCACTACACAGGCAGCTACAGTGACTCAATCCTTAGTCAGTTCAGTAGCAATCTCTACCCAGGCCTGGACTCTGCTGGCATGGTGTATCCACGGGAAGGCACAGACGTGTAG
- the grpel2 gene encoding grpE protein homolog 2, mitochondrial: MAVCFLSLCGKKTIHLGILPTKLCRVRTRIGFSSTAAERRTTGDDCHNDDGDEEQSLNVTHVRMLEMKANKLEEQVRDLTQRYKRALADSDTVRRRTQKFVEDAKTFGIQSFCRDLVEVADLLDKAAEGVDVEGTQNLSEIKNKLQQVFAKHGLEKMSPVGGTYDPYQHQIVCHTPAEGFEPGTIATVKQDGYMLQGRTIRHARVGIAVKTQDS, translated from the exons ATGGCCGTCTGCTTTCTATCTctgtgtgggaaaaaaacaatccatCTGGGTATTTTACCGACAAAACTGTGCAGAGTCAG GACCCGTATTGGCTTCTCAAGCACTGCTGCGGAGAGGCGCACTACAGGAGATGACTGCCACAacgatgatggtgatgaagagcAAAGTCTCAATGTAACGCATGTCCGGATGTTAGAGATGAAAGCCAACAAGCTGGAGGAGCAGGTCCGGGATCTCACT CAACGATACAAAAGGGCTTTGGCTGACTCGGACACCGTTCGGAGAAGAACTCAGAAGTTTGTGGAGGACGCAAAGACCTTTG GAATTCAAAGTTTTTGCCGTGACCTAGTGGAGGTGGCAGACCTGCTGGATAAAGCTGCAGAAGGCGTGGATGTAGAGGGCACTCAGAATCTGTCCGAAATAAAGAACAAACTGCAACAGGTGTTTGCCAAGCATGGGCTGGAGAAGATGAGTCCTGTGGGTGGCACATACGACCCCTACCAACATCAGATAGTGTGCCATACCCCAGCTGAAGGGTTCGAGCCTGGCACCATAGCCACTGTGAAGCAAGACGGTTACATGCTGCAAGGGCGCACTATTCGCCATGCACGTGTGGGGATCGCTGTGAAAACACAGGACTCTTGA
- the nhp2 gene encoding H/ACA ribonucleoprotein complex subunit 2-like protein, producing the protein MTKAKKEKSAAEEEAGGTERSYQELLANINPIANPLASRKLSKKLYKCVKKAAKHKQIRRGVKEVQKFINKGEKGIVVLAGDTLPIEVYCHLPVMCEDKNLPYAYIPSKVDLGSSAGSKRPTCVIMIKPHEEYKEAYDECLEEVSALPKPL; encoded by the exons ATGACCAAggcaaagaaagagaagagtgcTGCTGAGGAGGAGGCTGGAGGGACGGAGAGATCCTACCAGGAGCTGCTAGCTAACATCAACCCCATCGCTAACCCTCTGGCCTCGCGCAAGCTAAGCAAGAAGCTGTACAAATGCGTCAAGAAGG CGGCCAAGCACAAACAGATTCGCCGAGGAGTCAAAGAAGTACAAAAATTCATCAACAAAGGAGAAAAGGG GATTGTGGTACTTGCCGGAGATACGCTTCCAATCGAAGTGTACTGCCACTTACCAGTCATGTGCGAGGACAAAAATCTGCCCTACGCTTACATTCCATCAAAAGTG GACTTAGGATCTTCAGCTGGTTCAAAAAGGCCCACTTGTGTGATCATGATCAAACCACATGAAGAATACAAAGAGGCTTACGATGAGTGTCTGGAAGAAGTCTCTGCCCTGCCCAAACCTTTATGA